Proteins from one Clostridium cellulovorans 743B genomic window:
- a CDS encoding ArsR/SmtB family transcription factor — protein sequence MDENFQCQCNEVHSECVECVKSTMLEEKKFINLSELFKMFADPTRLKIIYALLKKELCVCDIAEVIEMSQSSVSHQLRVLKALKLVKYRKEGKVVYYSLDDEHVNNIFNFGLSHIEHQ from the coding sequence ATGGATGAAAATTTTCAATGCCAGTGTAATGAAGTGCATTCTGAGTGTGTAGAATGTGTAAAGTCTACTATGTTAGAAGAAAAAAAGTTTATTAATCTCTCAGAATTGTTTAAAATGTTCGCTGACCCTACTAGGCTTAAAATAATATATGCTCTTTTAAAAAAAGAACTTTGTGTTTGTGATATTGCAGAGGTTATAGAGATGAGTCAGTCATCAGTGTCGCATCAACTAAGAGTTTTAAAAGCCTTAAAACTTGTAAAGTATAGAAAAGAAGGCAAAGTAGTGTATTATTCTCTAGATGATGAGCATGTTAATAATATCTTCAATTTTGGGTTAAGTCATATAGAGCACCAATAA
- a CDS encoding MBL fold metallo-hydrolase, which translates to MKIYFLGESSFILESNNHSRILIDPYNDFYHKELYNLPFDVVTISHHHPNHSYLKNLINKPLVIDTADYHATKDFLIKGIISYHDNVKGARRGKNIIFTYESDGYRLCHLGDLGHELSLEFLDFIGDVDVLMIPTGGNFTIGPTEAHNLCIALKPKVIFPMAYKTDSISYPLEGLDPFISKMKNGEKLLTNYFEITSPLTSLNRVIILNYSV; encoded by the coding sequence ATGAAAATATACTTTCTCGGTGAATCATCATTTATTTTGGAAAGCAATAACCATTCACGTATACTCATAGATCCATATAATGATTTCTATCATAAAGAACTTTATAACTTGCCCTTTGACGTTGTGACAATAAGTCATCACCATCCTAATCATTCCTATCTAAAAAACTTGATTAACAAACCATTAGTCATAGATACTGCTGATTATCATGCAACAAAAGATTTTTTGATAAAAGGAATAATTTCATACCATGATAATGTAAAAGGTGCTAGACGTGGTAAGAATATAATTTTCACCTACGAATCAGACGGTTATCGTTTATGTCATTTAGGTGATCTGGGTCATGAACTTTCTTTAGAATTTCTAGATTTTATCGGTGATGTTGATGTTCTTATGATCCCTACTGGCGGAAACTTCACTATAGGGCCCACAGAAGCACATAACTTATGTATAGCTTTAAAGCCAAAGGTCATATTTCCTATGGCATATAAAACAGATTCTATTTCCTACCCACTAGAAGGTTTAGATCCTTTTATCTCTAAAATGAAAAATGGCGAAAAACTTTTAACTAATTACTTTGAAATAACTTCACCGCTAACTTCGCTTAACAGGGTTATTATTTTAAATTATTCTGTATAA
- a CDS encoding CPBP family intramembrane glutamic endopeptidase, whose amino-acid sequence MYKARKGNLLMLIIAVMGILGSLLIAVVGKLAPQILSFLRSDIGTIVLLGITDFVFLGVPIGAYILFKRRPLKEIFRFNKLSVIDAMLVAASAILFLPTVSILGTITSIFSNNDVGEMVTSISSMPTLVMLFSVAVLPAIFEELALRGIALSEYRNKSIVTAVLMNGLLFSLFHLNIQQSLYTFAMGAIMALIVIYTDSIFSSMVFHFVVNGINVIMAKISIFILEHTDPSMMDSTNAKVETNAATIISFAFFGIIAMSFLVGGILVVILIRNRNRDKWVGKYPPFRMKPANKWFKKDADLDKKSLNSTDEQSDKEYRRVFRRQKRAQRIVDVTLILNIVIYIAYTLIMTEQITL is encoded by the coding sequence TTGTATAAAGCAAGAAAAGGAAATTTATTGATGTTAATAATAGCTGTAATGGGTATATTAGGATCACTTTTAATAGCAGTTGTTGGAAAGTTAGCTCCACAAATCTTAAGTTTTTTAAGAAGTGATATCGGTACTATAGTACTTTTAGGGATTACAGATTTTGTGTTTTTAGGAGTTCCTATAGGGGCATATATCCTTTTTAAAAGAAGACCATTAAAGGAAATTTTCAGATTTAATAAGCTAAGTGTTATAGATGCTATGTTAGTTGCTGCTTCAGCAATACTCTTCTTACCTACAGTTTCTATTTTAGGAACTATAACTTCGATATTTTCTAATAATGATGTAGGTGAGATGGTTACAAGTATATCTTCAATGCCAACCTTAGTGATGTTATTTTCTGTTGCTGTATTACCAGCAATTTTTGAAGAATTAGCATTAAGAGGAATAGCTTTATCAGAATATAGAAATAAATCAATAGTTACTGCAGTACTAATGAATGGATTATTATTTTCACTATTTCATTTAAATATACAACAATCATTATATACCTTTGCTATGGGTGCGATTATGGCATTGATCGTAATATATACTGATTCAATTTTTTCATCTATGGTATTTCACTTTGTTGTTAATGGAATAAATGTTATTATGGCAAAGATAAGTATATTTATTTTAGAACATACAGATCCTTCTATGATGGACAGTACAAATGCAAAGGTGGAAACTAATGCTGCAACGATAATATCATTTGCTTTCTTTGGAATAATAGCCATGTCTTTTCTAGTAGGAGGAATACTTGTTGTAATTCTTATAAGAAATAGGAATAGAGATAAATGGGTTGGAAAATATCCACCTTTTAGAATGAAACCAGCTAACAAGTGGTTCAAGAAAGATGCTGATTTGGATAAAAAGTCTTTGAATAGTACTGATGAGCAATCAGATAAGGAATATAGAAGAGTCTTTAGAAGACAAAAGAGAGCTCAAAGGATAGTGGATGTTACGCTAATTTTAAATATAGTTATTTACATAGCATATACCTTGATTATGACTGAGCAGATAACATTATAA